In one window of Methanosarcina vacuolata Z-761 DNA:
- a CDS encoding ATP-binding protein has protein sequence MKIAIASGKGGTGKTTVSLNLALSLSDVQLDVQLDVQLFDCDVEEPNCNLFLGFDLEKVEDVVCPVPVIDQEKCNICRQCSDFCRYNALAALPTRVLFFPSLCHGCGGCAVLCPEKAIQETHRSLGVIEKAKGKSSPEFYRGLLNIGETMTSAVIKALKKHIDSRKTAILDAPPGTSCPVIASVDDVDYCVLVTESTLFGFHDLKLAVGVVRALKVPFGVIINRWGLGDSRVEEYCKAEGIPVLLKIPNDLRIAELYSRGIPFVREMPEWKEKFLDMFEAIKLQLAGVEEEIT, from the coding sequence AGGAACCGGGAAGACCACGGTTTCTTTAAATCTTGCCCTTTCTCTTTCAGATGTACAGCTAGATGTACAGCTAGATGTACAGCTTTTTGACTGCGATGTAGAAGAACCTAACTGTAATCTTTTCCTTGGTTTTGACCTTGAAAAAGTAGAAGATGTAGTTTGTCCAGTACCTGTAATCGATCAGGAAAAATGCAATATCTGCAGGCAATGTTCGGACTTTTGCCGTTATAACGCCCTGGCAGCCCTTCCTACCAGAGTTTTGTTTTTTCCTTCTCTTTGCCACGGATGCGGAGGATGTGCTGTTCTCTGCCCGGAAAAGGCAATCCAGGAAACTCATAGGTCCCTTGGAGTAATCGAAAAAGCAAAAGGAAAAAGTTCACCTGAGTTTTACAGGGGGCTTTTAAATATCGGGGAAACGATGACATCGGCTGTTATCAAAGCGCTCAAGAAACATATCGATAGCCGGAAAACTGCAATTCTAGATGCCCCGCCTGGAACTTCCTGCCCTGTTATTGCTTCTGTTGATGACGTGGATTACTGTGTGCTTGTGACTGAATCAACCCTTTTTGGTTTCCACGACCTCAAGCTTGCCGTAGGCGTTGTAAGGGCGCTTAAAGTTCCCTTTGGGGTTATCATTAACCGCTGGGGGTTAGGGGACTCAAGGGTAGAAGAATACTGTAAAGCCGAAGGAATCCCGGTCCTTCTCAAGATCCCAAACGATCTCAGAATTGCAGAACTCTATTCTCGCGGCATTCCCTTTGTTCGAGAAATGCCGGAATGGAAAGAGAAGTTTCTCGATATGTTTGAAGCAATAAAACTCCAGCTTGCAGGTGTAGAGGAAGAGATAACATGA